Part of the Aquimarina sp. TRL1 genome, ATGGAAGTACAACAGATTATACAGATAGTAATGGCGATGGTATTCCAGATGTATATGATGTAGATGGCGATGGCGTTGCGAATCATTTGGATTTAGATAGTGATAATGATGGAGTTGCAGATATTACAGAAGCCGGAGGAGTTGATACCGATGGAGACGGAGCGATAGATTACCCGACTCCAGGGGATCCAACGTCTATGACGGATGCAGATGGTGACGGATTAGAAGATAGTCTGGATACGATTGACAGTGGTAGTGGAGCAGGAGAGGTTACCACAGGTACAGCCTTACCGAATCCTGATAGTGATGGTGATGGTGTTCCTAATACTGCAGACTTAGATAGTGATAATGATGGAGTTGCAGATATCGTAGAGAACGGAGGAGTTGATACCGATGGAGATGGAGCAATAGACTACCCGACTCCGGGAGATCCAACCTCTATGGCAGATGTTGATGGTGATGGATTTGCAGATAGTGTTGATACGGATGATAATACAGTTGCAGGTACAGGAGATGGCGGAACAAGTTTACCTTCCCCGGATAGTGACAATGATGGAGTTGTAGATAGCCTGGATTTGGATAGTGATAATGATGGAATTTCAGATGTAACAGAAAACGGAGGAGTTGATGCAGATGGCGATGGAGTTTTAGATGGAATTACCGATACTGATGGTGATGGATTTGTAGATAGTGTTGATACGGATGATAATACAGTTGCAGGAACAGGAGATGGCGGAACCAATTTACCGTCACCGGACAGTGATAATGATGGTATTATAGATAGCCTGGATTTAGATAGTGATAATGATGGGCTAACAGATATTAGTGAAGCTGGAGGAGTAGATGCTGATGGCGATGGAGCGATAGATTATCCAACCCCGGGAGATCCAACCTCTATGGTTGATGTCGATGGTGATGGATTTGCAGATAGTGTCGATACAGATGATAATACGGTTGCAGGAACAGGAGATGGCGGAACGATGCTGCCGTTACCCAATACCGATGGTACAGGAGGTCTGGATTATCAGGATATTGATAGTGACGGCGATGGTATTGTAGATAATATAGAAATACAACCGACGGTTGGTTATGTTGCCCCAAGTGGTACAGATACCGATGGCGATGGTATTGATGATAGCTATGACCCTGATGATGGTGGAACAGCATTAGTTGCCATAGACACAGATATGGATAGTAGTGCAGATTATATAGATACCGATAGTGATAATGATGGAGAATCTGATTCTATAGAAGGTTGGGATACTGATGGCGATGGGGTCGCCGATACGGTTGCTTCAGGAAGTGATAGTGATGGTGATGGATTGGATGATAATTATGATACGATTGTTTTAAGTGGAGCTACTTCCGGTACGAACGCATCAAATGGTTCAGTGCCTACAGACTTCCCAGATGTTGACTTACCAGGAGTAGGAGATATGGATTGGAGAGAGCACGACAGTGATGGTGATGGTGTTAATGATGTTTCAGATGTAGATGATGATAATGATGGTGTTCCAGATGTTTTAGAATCAGGAGGGAATGATCCTAATGGGGATGCAGATGGTGATGGTATTCTTAACTGGCAGGATACGACAGATGATGGAGGCGCTGGAGATGGAAGTACAACAGATTATACAGATAGTAATGGTGATGGTATTCCGGATGTATATGATGTAGATGGTGATGGCGTTGCGAATCATTTGGATTTAGATAGTGATAATGATGGAGTTGCAGATATTACAGAAGCCGGAGGAGTTGATACTGACGGAGACGGAGCGATAGATTACCCGACTCTAGGGGATCCAACGTCTATGACGGATGCAGATGGTGACGGGTTAGAAGATAGTCTGGATACGATTGACAGTGGTAGTGGAGCAGGAGAGGTTACCACAGGTACAGCCTTACCGAATCCTGATAGTGATGGTGATGGTGTTCCTAATACTGCAGACTTAGATAGTGATAATGATGGAGTTGCAGATATCGTAGAGAACGGAGGAGTTGATACCGATGGAGATGGAGCAATAGATTACCCGACTCCGGGAGATCCAACCTCTATGGTAGATGTTGATGGTGATGGATTTGCTGATAGTGTTGATACGGATGATAATACAGTTGCAGGTACAGGAGATGGTGGAACAAGTTTACCTTCCCCGGATAGTGACAATGATGGAGTTGTAGATAGCCTGGATTTAGATAGTGATAATGATGGAATTTCTGATGTAACAGAAAACGGAGGAGTTGATGCAGATGGCGATGGAGTTTTAGATGGAATTACCGATACTGATGGTGATGGATTTGCAGATAGTGTTGATACGGATGATAATACGGTTGCAGGAACAGGAGATGGCGGAACCAATTTACCGTCACCGGACAGTGATAATGATGGTATTATAGATAGCCTGGATTTAGATAGTGATAATGATGGGCTAACAGATATCAGTGAAGCTGGAGGAGTAGATACTGATGGTGATGGAGCGATAGATTATCCAACCCCGGGAGATCCAACGTCTATGGTTGATGTCGATGGTGATGGATTTGCTGATAGTGTTGATACAGATGATAATACGGTTGCAGGTACAGGAGATGGCGGAACGATGCTACCGTTACCCAATACCGATGGTACAGGAGGGCTGGATTATCAGGATATTGATAGTGACGGCGATGGTATTGTAGATAATATAGAAGGACAACCAACGGTTGGTTATGTTGTCCCAAGTGGTACGGATACCGATGGTGATGGTATTGATGATAGTTATGATCCTGATGATGGTGGAACAGCATTAGTTGCCATAGACACAGATATGGATGGTAGTGCAGATTATATAGATACCGATAGTGATAATGATGGAGAATCTGATTCTATAGAAGGTTGGGATACTGATGGCGATGGCGTTGCCGATACAGTTGCTTCAGGAAGTGATAGTGATGGCGATGGATTGGATGATAATTATGATACGATTGTTTTAAGTGGAGCTACTTCCGGTACGAACCCATCAAATGGTTCAGTGCCTACAGACTTCCCAGATGTTGACTTACCAGGAGTAGGAGATATGGATTGGAGAGAGCACGACAGTGATGGGGATGGTGTTAATGATGTTTCAGATGTAGATGATGATAATGATGGTGTTCCAGATGTTTTAGAATCAGGAGGGAATGATCCTAATGGGGATGCAGATGGTGATGGTATTCCTAACTGGCAGGATGCGACAGATGATGGAGGCGCTGGAGATGGAAGTACAACAGATTATACAGATAGTAATGGTGATGGTATTCCGGATGTATATGATGTAGATGGCGATGGCGTTGCGAATCATTTGGATTTAGATAGTGATAATGATGGAGTTGCAGATATTACAGAAGCTGGAGGAGTTGATACCGACGGAGACGGAGCGATAGATTACCCGACTCCAGGGGATCCAACGTCTATGACGGATGCAGATGGTGACGGATTAGAAGATAATCTGGATACGATTGACAGTGGTAGTGGAGCAGGAGAGGTTACTACAGGTACAGCCTTACCGAATCCTGATAGTGATGGTGATGGTGTTCCTAATACTGCAGACTTAGATAGTGATAATGATGGTATAACAGATATAGCAGAAAATGGAGGAACTGATGCAGATGGAGATGGAGTTTTGGATGATCTTAGTGATGTTGATGGTGATGGATTTGCTGATAGTGTTGATACGGATGATAATACGGTTGCAGGTACCAACGATGGAGGTACTGCTTTGATAACAAATAATACAGATGGCGATTCAGTACCAGATTACCTGGATATTGATAGCGATAATGACGGTATTCCTGATAATGTAGAAATACAAACTACAGACGATTATGTAGCTCCTACTGGAACAGATACAGATAATGATGGTATTGATGATGCGTATGATATAGATAATGGAGGAACTGCTATTATAGCTGTAGATACGGATACTGATGGAACGCCAGATTATTTGGATTTGGATTCGGATAATGATCTCGTAACAGATGCTCTGGAAGCTGGGTTTACAGTAGCTGTTTCAACTACTGATGCCGATAATGACGGACTTCTTGATGCGTACGAAGGAGCAGATATAAATGATGGGTTTATAGTAAATGATGAGTTAACCAATGGAGCTTCGGATACACAAAATACAGATAATGAGGATAATGTTGATTTTAGAGATATAGATGATGACAATGATGGAGTAAATACATCTTTAGAAAATTATGACGGTGATAGTGATCCGGTAAATCAGGATTCAGATACAGATGGAATACCAGATTATTTAGATGAAGATGATGATGGTGATGGTATTGATACAATTGATGAAGGAGCGAATCCGGATAATGATGGAGACCCTTCTACAGGAGACACATTAAACTCTGACGGAGATAGCTTCCCTGATTATTTGGATATAGATGATGATGGCGATGGAGTAAATACAGAGTACGAAATAGATGCTAATGAGGATGGAAGCATACCGGATGATACGGATAATGATGGGATTCCTGATCATTTAGATATAGATGATGATGGCGATGGAGTAAACACCATTGATGAAAACTCAGATCCGAACGGAGATGGTAATCCAGACGATGCATTAGACGATAATAATGATGGAATACCTAATTATTTAGAAACTCACGGGTTAGATGGTACAGCAGAAGATGGGATTGATATACCTACAGGAATTTCTCCAAATGGGGATGGATATAATGATCGATTGAGAATATTAGGGATAGAAAATGTAGACAATACATTGAGTATCTATAATAGATGGGGAGTGAAAGTATATTCGGCAGATAATTATGGAAGAAATGATAACTTCTTCGAAGGAAAAAGTAACGGAAGAGTTACAATTGGAAAAGATGAAGAATTACCTGTAGGAACATATTATTATGTCTTGGAATATGTTGCTCCAAGTGGAGAACATAAACAACGATCCGGATATATTTATATCAATAAATAGGTAAATATAAAATGATTTTCTGAGCAGATAAATGAAGAGAATTTGTAAATAATTAAAATACATAATGTAACTTGTTAACACCGTAAAACGTTGTTTTTTAGAAAAAAATAAAAACAAATGAAAAAAAAATATATAATTATTATTGCCATATTGCTTTTTGCCGCCGAACACATTTATTCACAGCAAGATGCCCAGTATACCCAATATATGTATAATACCATTAGTGTGAACCCGGCATATGCAGGAAGTCGGGGAGTGATGAGTATCAGTGGTCTTCATCGAAGCCAATGGGTAGGGCTAGACGGAGCTCCTCGTTCACAGACCTTGTCGATGAATACCCCCGTAGGGGAAAGTAATCGTGTGGGACTTGGTATTTCGATAGTTAATGATGAGATAGGACCAACACAAGAAACCTATTTTGATATTGATTTTTCCTATACGATCCCTACTTCTGATGTGGGAAAACTAAGTTTTGGGTTAAAAGCAGGAGGTCATTTGTTAGATGTGGATTTTCAGCGATTGAGTAAGTTCGATATTAATGATCCTAATTTTGAAAACAATATAGATAACAAATTTAGCCCTAATATTGGAATCGGATTTTACTATCATACCAATCGTTTCTATTTAGGGTTAAGTGCTCCAAATTTATTAGAGACAGAGCATTTTGATGAGAGCGCTACTGTAGGAAACGATGACTCTTCAACCTTTGTCGCTAAAGAACGTATCAATTATTATTTAATTACCGGACATACTTTTGATTTAAGCGATAATGTAAAATTTAAACCAGCCTTATTGACTAAGTTGGTATTTGGAGCTCCGTTACAGGTAGATTTATCAGCTAGTTTTTTACTATACGAAAAAGTAAGTCTTGGAGCAGGTTATAGATGGGATGCTGCATTGAGTGGTATGGTTGGATTTCAGATTTCAGATGGTTTGATGGTTGGTTTTGCCTATGACCGAGAAACCACAGAATTAGGAAAAGCGGTATTTAATGATGGGAGTTATGAAGTATTACTGCGATTTGAACTCTTTAAGAAATATAATAGAATGTTAACACCTCGGTTCTTTTAAAAAACGGGAAGATGATGAATTTATATACGTATTTAATTTTAGGTTTATTGGTGACGATTCCTCAATTATCAACCGCTCAGGAGAAACAACTGCATAAAGCAGATGAAAAATTTGAGCAATATGCATTTGTCGATGCCAGAAAAATCTATTTAGAGGTGGCTGAAAATGGATATACTTCTTCTGATTTATATAGGAGATTGGGGGATTCTTACTACTTTAATGGAGAGCTAGAAGATGCTTCAAAATGGTATGAGCGTTTACTGTCAGAATATGAGCAAGAAGTAGACCCTGAGTATTTGTTTCGTTATGCACAGAGTTTAAAAAGTGTTCGCCGGTACGATGAATCTGATCAGGTAATGGAAAAATTTAATGCATTGACTAATGCAGACACCAGAGCCTCAAACTATATGAGTTCCAAAGATTATCTAAATTTTATAGAACTACAGTCTGGTAAGTTTGATTTGGTGAAATTGGATGTCAATTCCAAGGATTCAGATTATGCACCTAGTTTTACAAACCAGGGGACTTTAGTATTTGCTTCTTCTCGATTTGGAAATTCGATGACCAAGACATTACATGAGTGGAATGAAATGCGTTTTCTGGATTTATTTTCTTCCAAAATAGGAGAAGATAACAGTTTAGAGGCTCCTGAGAAGCTAAAAGGACGTATTAATACAAAATTCCATGAATCTTCAACTTCATTTAGTAAAGATGGAAAAACAGTATATTTTACCAGAAATAATTATACGAAGAGACGTTTAAAAGCTAATTCAGAAGGAACTACTTTGTTAAAGTTGTATAAAGGAACGTTAGAAGGAGATAAATGGAGCAATATAGAAGAATTACCTTTTAATGGGGATGAGTACTCGGTGGCACACCCTGCCTTAAATGCTGATGGTACAATCTTGTATTTTGCTAGTGATATGCCTGGAAGTAAAGGCCTATCAGATCTATATAAAGTTGCTGTTCATGAAGACGGAAGTTATGGTACTCCAGAGAATTTAGGAGATCTGATTAATACAGAAGGACGCGAAACATTTCCTTATATCAGTGATTCAGGTAGGTTGTATTTTGCCAGTGATGGTCATGTTGGATTGGGAGGGTTAGATGTTTTTGTATCAGTTCCTGAAGAAGGTGCTTTTTCTGTGCCATATAATGTTGGTCGACCAGTTAACGGACCGGAAGATGATTTCTCTTTTGTGTTAAATGAAGAAACGAAAATAGGCTATTTTGCCAGTAATAGAAATGGAGGGAAAGGAAATGACGATATTTATAGTTTTAAACAAACAGATGAATTAATAACCAGTTGTAAGCAATATGTAAAAGGAACAGTATTAAAAAAATCAGATGGTTCTATTGTAGCAGATGCAGAAGTGGTGCTGTTAGATAATAATAACCAGGAAATAAACAGAACCAGAACAGATACATTTGGAGCATATAAGTTTAATGTAGAATGTGCTTCTTCCTATATTGTCAGAGCTTTAAAAGAAGATTATAAACCTACAGAAAAGAGTTTGGTAACAACAGAGGTGTTAGAGTATTCATACGATGTACCATTAGAAATAGGAGATAGTCTATTAGAGGTAAAAGAAGTAAATGAAGGAGATGATTTAGCAAAACTATTAGTGTTATCTCCAATTTATTTTGATTTGGATAAGTCCAGAATCCGAAAAGATGCAGAGATAGAATTACAAAAAATTATTGCAGCGCTAAAAGAATATCCTCAATTAAAAATAGATGTTCGTTCTCATACGGATAGTAGAGCGAATGATGCTTATAATCTGGCATTAAGTAATAGAAGAGCTAAGAGTACCATCGCCTATATTATCAAAAAAGGAGGAATTGATCCATCGAGAGTCACAGGTAGAGGGTATGGGGAATCGGAATTAGTTAATTCATGTACCAATGGAACTCCGTGTAGTAAAGAGAAACATCAATTAAATAGAAGAAGTGAATTTATTATTGTAAAGAAATAAATCCTATTTTTGTGAATATTTAGAAGAATAAACACATATATGTATAACGCCGCTAGTATTAGTGGCGTTTTTTTAAATTCTGTAATATGATAAATCATGAGTTACTGGAGTATTTGGAATCTTTTCTAACCCCGAGAAGGCTGGCACTATATAAAGAAGTATTAGAAAAAAGAACAAATCATTTTACAGTAGCAGTTGAAGATGTATATCAGTTACATAATACCAGTGCAGTAATACGAAGCTGTGATGTTTTTGGGATTCAAAATATTCATGTAGTTGAGGAGGTAAATAAGAAAAATATTGATAGAGAAATTGCTATGGGAGCTCAGAAATGGGTTGATATTAATAGATATACATCTGTCAAAGAATGTATTGCCAACTTGAAAAAACAAGGGTATCAGATTGTAGCGACAACTCCTCATGAACATGCAGCAACAATTCAACATTTTGATGTTACAAAACGCGCTGCTATTTTTTTTGGAAGTGAACTTAGAGGGTTGAGTGATGAAGTAATCCAGAAAGCTGACTCCATGCTGCATATCCCTATGTATGGATTTACGGAGAGCCTGAATATTTCTGTTTCGGCAGCAATTATTTTACAATACCTATCCGGAGAAATGAGAAGTAATAAAGAGATCAACTGGCAATTAACGGAAGAGGAAAAATGTAGTCTTAGAATGCAATGGGCTAAAAATACGGTCAAGAGCTATGAGCAAATTATTCAGCGATTTGAAGAAGATCAAAAGAAATAGAATGTTGTTACTCCTTTCCTGATATGTAATTATGTGTCATTTTAAAACAAATTAAATATTAGAGGTGCTGGAACTAACATGGAAACATTTAGACTAGTAATTGGAATTATCTTATTTTTAGTCAAGTTAATTTTATATCTCTACAAAACACAGTGGAAAGGAACTCCATTATATTAAAAATCGGCACAGATTAAATAATCTGCACCGATCTTAGTTATTTTTCTTAAGGAAATCAGTTTATTCCCGGTTTAGTGTTTTGTATTCTTCATAGCACTCACTAATAGCATCCAGAATTTGCAGGTCATTGGCAAACTTTATAAAATCCGCAGAGTAATTACAGTTACGTAAGATCTCATCAATATCTACCCGTTCTACTTGTAGTAAAGCCTGTAGCATTTCTCTGTCGAACTTATTTTCTAATAAGTTTCGAATTTCATCGTCCTTTTTCATTTTTCTCAGTTTCTTTAGTTCTTTAGAACGTTTACTAAACATATTATAGAGAAAATCGGCAGGATTAAAAATGGCACTCAGGACTTTATTAACCGCTCCGGGTTGTTTGCTACCTCCTTCATAACCAGAATTCAATCCGGAAATGCTATAGCGGTAGTTGTTATATACAGGTATTTTTTTTGCGTCAATCTCCAGATATCCAGTTAATTGTATTTTAGAAACAACTACTTTTTCTAAAGCAATACCCAGTTCAGTCATTTTTATTTTTACATCTCCGAATTTAATCCAGTCATTGGTTACTCTGACTTTTAAGGGTTTGTATCCGATATACGAAAAGTATAAAGTATCATTAACCTTAGCGGGAATGGTAAAAGCACCATCAGCATCTGTAATGGTTCCAATAACCTGGCTGAGATTGACAATATGTACATTTTCCAACTTTACATCATTTGCAGCATTGAGAACTTTTCCGTGAATTTCATGATTCTCAGGAGTTTCAGTAGAAGTCTCTTGTGCATATAGTCCAATATGAGATATAAGAAATAAGATGTAAAAAAGTTTTTTCATACAGCTGTTCAATAATTTAATAAGTACTCACCAGGTGAGACGTTGTAACTTTGGATTTTCCCAATAGTCAATAGTTATTTTATCGGAGCTCAATAAGCAAATCCTGAGCTCGTTTCTTGTGTAATCTCATAAGAGCTTACTTTCGATCATTACGTCTTCTGCGATCTCTTCTGCGACCTCCACCATTATTTTTATCCTCATTTCTCCTTCGGTCCCGACCTTTAAAACCTTCACTTCTTCTGCGACCCTTAAAGTTTTTTCCTTCCCCTCCGCCATTTCTTCTTTTTCCTCTGTTTCTTCGGGAATCTTTAGAAATTTCTACATTAACCTTTCTTCCTTCTAAGGTGTAATTATCAAAAACCTCCAATACTTTATCCTGTAATTCGGAGCCGGTATTGAAGAAAGAGAAACTTTCTTTAACATCAACACGATTCACCCCATCTCTACCCAGATCTAAAGCTTCTTTGAGGAAATCTTTTAGTTTCATCCAGTCAAATCCGTCTTTCTCACCTACGTTGATAAAATAACGGGTAGAAGACTCTCTGTCATTATAATGATCGCGATCAGAAACCGTATTGAGATCTTTTGCGTTTTTGTAATAATTGTGAAAACGCGAAAATTCAACAGAGAAAAACTTTTTAATAAGTTCTTCTTTACTAAATGCTTCCAGTACTTCATTAATAGAAGGCAGGTAACTGTCAATCTCATGATTGATCTCTGATTTACTAATATCATTCGCCAGGTGAAATAATTGAACCTGACATATTTCTTCTC contains:
- a CDS encoding carboxypeptidase-like regulatory domain-containing protein: MKKLFYILFLISHIGLYAQETSTETPENHEIHGKVLNAANDVKLENVHIVNLSQVIGTITDADGAFTIPAKVNDTLYFSYIGYKPLKVRVTNDWIKFGDVKIKMTELGIALEKVVVSKIQLTGYLEIDAKKIPVYNNYRYSISGLNSGYEGGSKQPGAVNKVLSAIFNPADFLYNMFSKRSKELKKLRKMKKDDEIRNLLENKFDREMLQALLQVERVDIDEILRNCNYSADFIKFANDLQILDAISECYEEYKTLNRE
- a CDS encoding type IX secretion system membrane protein PorP/SprF; this encodes MKKKYIIIIAILLFAAEHIYSQQDAQYTQYMYNTISVNPAYAGSRGVMSISGLHRSQWVGLDGAPRSQTLSMNTPVGESNRVGLGISIVNDEIGPTQETYFDIDFSYTIPTSDVGKLSFGLKAGGHLLDVDFQRLSKFDINDPNFENNIDNKFSPNIGIGFYYHTNRFYLGLSAPNLLETEHFDESATVGNDDSSTFVAKERINYYLITGHTFDLSDNVKFKPALLTKLVFGAPLQVDLSASFLLYEKVSLGAGYRWDAALSGMVGFQISDGLMVGFAYDRETTELGKAVFNDGSYEVLLRFELFKKYNRMLTPRFF
- a CDS encoding RNA methyltransferase — encoded protein: MINHELLEYLESFLTPRRLALYKEVLEKRTNHFTVAVEDVYQLHNTSAVIRSCDVFGIQNIHVVEEVNKKNIDREIAMGAQKWVDINRYTSVKECIANLKKQGYQIVATTPHEHAATIQHFDVTKRAAIFFGSELRGLSDEVIQKADSMLHIPMYGFTESLNISVSAAIILQYLSGEMRSNKEINWQLTEEEKCSLRMQWAKNTVKSYEQIIQRFEEDQKK
- a CDS encoding OmpA family protein, with the translated sequence MMNLYTYLILGLLVTIPQLSTAQEKQLHKADEKFEQYAFVDARKIYLEVAENGYTSSDLYRRLGDSYYFNGELEDASKWYERLLSEYEQEVDPEYLFRYAQSLKSVRRYDESDQVMEKFNALTNADTRASNYMSSKDYLNFIELQSGKFDLVKLDVNSKDSDYAPSFTNQGTLVFASSRFGNSMTKTLHEWNEMRFLDLFSSKIGEDNSLEAPEKLKGRINTKFHESSTSFSKDGKTVYFTRNNYTKRRLKANSEGTTLLKLYKGTLEGDKWSNIEELPFNGDEYSVAHPALNADGTILYFASDMPGSKGLSDLYKVAVHEDGSYGTPENLGDLINTEGRETFPYISDSGRLYFASDGHVGLGGLDVFVSVPEEGAFSVPYNVGRPVNGPEDDFSFVLNEETKIGYFASNRNGGKGNDDIYSFKQTDELITSCKQYVKGTVLKKSDGSIVADAEVVLLDNNNQEINRTRTDTFGAYKFNVECASSYIVRALKEDYKPTEKSLVTTEVLEYSYDVPLEIGDSLLEVKEVNEGDDLAKLLVLSPIYFDLDKSRIRKDAEIELQKIIAALKEYPQLKIDVRSHTDSRANDAYNLALSNRRAKSTIAYIIKKGGIDPSRVTGRGYGESELVNSCTNGTPCSKEKHQLNRRSEFIIVKK